One part of the Stigmatopora argus isolate UIUO_Sarg chromosome 8, RoL_Sarg_1.0, whole genome shotgun sequence genome encodes these proteins:
- the mettl13 gene encoding eEF1A lysine and N-terminal methyltransferase: MSLLPRTAEEFSSAEYWERFFKKRGEKSFEWYGDYNKLCGVLHKYIKMQDQVLVVGCGNSELSEQLHDVGYKHLTNIDISETVVSHMNQRNAERRPGLTFQQVDATQMQYEDSCFQAALDKGTLDAMASEEGGKLARNMLTEVGRVLSIGGRYVCITLAQESVIRLAVEHFVQLGWAVRLHCLQEETSAEEDGDSFALPVFVLVCTKFRQPMPMPILEMCLGDDGAPNRLALAADLLAAVRERQAYSVLRKKLRTRTDAEADPSLTLCHAKTGLPRYTLTVQDSPPTAKVPRFNQFAIFIVPQGSETAWLYSSSEGRRQLAASANFRRLVVVAMHRNQEYADMQAVQSELSPMVMDLAPPGMPENQQVPFLSVGGDLGWREEVSRGVSEHSGEYCVENVKGEDGELYRRLVFLSNAALVQSESRLVSSNSTSGQKKKNKKKFKVPSSSSLSVHSGFLCCAHHEVMVAALAMLGIGKEKNKDVPVSVLLIGLGGGGLPQFLRDFVPGVSVEVAELDPVVLEVAKEWFQFRPDDRLTVTLGDGLERISFLEKEGGNSFDAIMFDVDNKDSTLGMSCPPAAFVENSIIQKVANLLTPKGIFILNLVCRDPALRKDVLERVGRVFPDILSRKIDGEVNEVLLCRQSQSESVGVTPSLKQAGHDLQRSLRSSTTHGPKIDIAELLKDMKVV, translated from the exons ATGAGTTTATTACCTAGAACGGCAGAAGAATTCAGCTCTGCTGAGTACTGGGAGAGATTTTTCAAGAAGCGAGGTGAGAAGTCTTTCGAGTGGTATGGAGACTACAACAAACTATGCGGCGTTTTGCACAAGTACATCAAAATGCAAGACCAG GTACTGGTGGTAGGTTGCGGCAACTCTGAGCTGAGCGAGCAGCTTCACGACGTGGGCTACAAGCACCTGACCAACATTGACATCAGCGAGACGGTGGTGTCCCACATGAATCAGCGTAACGCCGAGCGGCGACCGGGCCTGACGTTCCAGCAAGTGGACGCCACTCAGATGCAATACGAAGACTCGTGTTTCCAGGCCGCTCTGGACAAAGGCACCCTTGACGCGATGGCATCTGAGGAAGGAGGCAAACTGGCGAGGAACATGCTCACTGAG GTGGGACGCGTACTTAGCATTGGCGGAAGGTACGTGTGCATCACGCTTGCTCAGGAGAGTGTAATCCGTCTGGCAGTAGAGCACTTTGTCCAGCTGGGATGGGCAGTGAGGCTTCACTGCCTTCAGGAAGAAACCAGTGCCGAGGAGGACGGCGATTCCTTTGCCCTTCCCGTTTTTGTCCTGGTCTGCACCAAGTTCCGCCAGCCCATGCCGATGCCCATTTTGGAGATGTGCCTCGGCGACGACGGCGCCCCGAACCGCCTGGCGCTCGCGGCCGACTTGTTGGCGGCCGTTCGGGAACGGCAGGCCTACTCTGTCCTGAGAAAGAAGCTCCGCACTCGCACGGACGCCGAAGCAGACCCATCGCTCACGCTTTGCCATGCGAAAACTGGTCTGCCCAGATACACTCTTACCGTACAGGATTCACCCCCAACTGCCAAGGTGCCAAGGTTCAACCAGTTTGCCATATTTATTG TGCCGCAAGGCAGCGAGACAGCGTGGCTATACAGCTCCAGCGAGGGCCGACGGCAACTGGCGGCCAGCGCCAACTTCCGCCGTCTGGTTGTCGTGGCTATGCACAGGAATCAAGAGTACGCTGACATGCAAGCCGTTCAGTCGGAGCTCTCCCCAATGGTGATGGACCTGGCCCCCCCGGGAATGCCGGAAAACCAGCAG GTCCCATTTCTATCAGTGGGTGGCGACCTGGGTTGGCGTGAGGAGGTGAGCAGGGGTGTGAGCGAGCACAGCGGCGAGTATTGCGTGGAAAACGTCAAAGGGGAGGACGGCGAGCTGTACCGCAGGCTGGTCTTTCTGTCCAACGCGGCGCTGGTGCAGTCTGAGAGTCGTCTGGTTTCATCCAATAGCA CATCAggtcagaagaagaagaacaaaaaaaaattcaaagtgcCATCATCGTCTTCCCTGTCAGTGCACAGCGGCTTCCTCTGTTGCGCCCACCACGAAGTCATGGTGGCCGCTCTCGCCATGCTGGGTATaggcaaggagaaaaacaaag ACGTCCCAGTGTCAGTGCTACTAATTGGACTCGGAGGAGGTGGCCTGCCCCAGTTTCTTCGTGACTTTGTACCCGGCGTATCTGTGGAGGTGGCAGAGCTGGATCCCGTGGTTTTGGAGGTTGCCAAGGAATGGTTCCAGTTCCGACCAGACGATCGCCTGACCGTCACCCTCGGCGATGGCCTTGAGCGCATCTCTTTCCTGGAGAAAGAAG GTGGTAATTCGTTTGACGCCATCATGTTCGATGTGGACAATAAGGACAGCACGTTGGGTATGAGCTGTCCACCTGCCGCTTTTGTCGAAAACTCCATCATTCAAAAAGTTGCCAATCTCCTGACCCCTAAAG GTATTTTCATACTCAATCTGGTGTGCCGCGACCCCGCCCTGAGGAAAGACGTGCTGGAACGCGTAGGCCGGGTGTTTCCCGACATTCTCTCCCGAAAAATTGACGGGGAGGTCAACGAAGTGCTGCTCTGTCGACAGAGCCAAAGCGAAAGCGTGGGTGTCACGCCGTCGCTGAAGCAAGCGGGACACGATCTGCAAAGATCACTGCGCTCCAGCACGACCCACGGCCCCAAAATAGACATTGCTGAGTTGTTGAAAGATATGAAAGTGGTGTGA
- the itpa gene encoding inosine triphosphate pyrophosphatase, with protein MAVPVGRPVVFVTGNAKKLEEVVQILGDKFPYKLSSKKIDLPEYQGEPDDISIQKCKEAAKEVDGPVIVEDTCLCFKALGGLPGPYIKWFLEKLKPEGLYKLLSGFEDKSAWALCTFAFTPGKDQPVQLFRGITQGRIVEPRGPRDFGWDPCFQPEGYDKTYAELPKQVKNSISHRCRALASMSEHFSTQAKRRKTNHGEEK; from the exons ATGGCGGTTCCGGTTGGTCGGCCTGTAGTGTTTGTCACTGGAAACGCGAAAAAACTTGAAGAG GTAGTTCAGATTCTTGGCGATAAGTTTCCCTACAAACTTAGCTCAAAGAAAATTGACT TACCTGAATACCAAGGAGAGCCAGATGATATTTCCATACAGAAATGCAAGGAGGCTGCAAAAGAG GTTGACGGACCAGTCATTGTCGAAGACACATGTCTATGTTTCAAGGCTTTGGGAGGATTGCCAGGCCCATACAT aaaGTGGTTCCTAGAAAAACTCAAACCAGAAG ggttgtaCAAACTTCTTTCCGGCTTTGAGGATAAATCTGCCTGGGCTCTGTGCACCTTTGCCTTCACACCTGGAAAAGACCAGCCGGTGCAGCTCTTCAGAGGAATAACACAG gggcgCATCGTGGAACCGAGGGGACCTCGAGACTTTGGATGGGATCCGTGTTTCCAACCCGAAGGTTATGACAAAAC ATATGCAGAGTTGCCTAAACAAGTGAAAAACTCCATCTCTCACCGGTGCCGGGCACTGGCGTCCATGTCGGAGCACTTTTCAACGCAAGCCAAACGTAGGAAGACGAATCATGGAGAGGAGAAATGA